Proteins found in one Acidimicrobiales bacterium genomic segment:
- a CDS encoding transglycosylase domain-containing protein has product MRILSPGLVRVACVVTALATVATSCYRYETRDFEITIPEQAESSVVVARDGRHIITLVAPENRTSARTLDEIPQMVRDAVIAIEDERFYIHDGFDLKAIIRAARTNLEAGGISQGGSTITQQYVKLAIIRNAEQTASRKLEEVWYATRLEDEYGKDFILLQYLNTVYLGHGAYGVKAAAQTYFNKDVADLNLSEAAMVAGIIQLPGRYNPFMNYSKSLKRSHIVLDRMLANDYITPEQHAAAAAMPPRLEEYSARLETRYAAGHLVEEVRRWFLDNPAFGASRGVRERLLFEGGLRIETTVDLDLQQAAEEAVEDHLPAGRGHPDAAVVVLETGTGQVLAMVGGRDFFGTDNDAKVNLAIGGGRQVGSSMKTIGLAAALEAGWKVTATYPAPNVLEFEIPGADEDNRVWRVTGGVGGHDATEARFEHGIQALLQFYLREEHTDVPPDHVETIRVVKEVDVEDRDEDAGEAGETEITYQAVDLTQWVANRRYDFDRERLFQYRIQMLEAIPTWSWDPSEGEELVAPPDAEEVTLIRATRSSLNTVFAQLSMEMGAHRVVLMARRLGIRSTIQRVNSNILGTSNVTMLDMATAYHTFANRGVNIPPSYVTRIVRADGTTLWSWTRQQSRVLDARLADMVTWILEGAVTQGTGWRAKLDDRPAAGKTGTTQNYADAVFVGYTPQRTTAVWVGYPEAQIPMIPPTTDRKVYGGTYPAMIWKDVMEAAHVGLPAEEFASIIPTRSVRPVPAAPTTTVAVEPPADGRLPTPDLLGLTLNNARALLAGSGDGIRIVSVVEVEMEGTEAGTIIGQAPAVGSTIQPGGSMLLEVTVEPPPMARVVVPELLERVLFTVTPVLESLGLGYQVIHVADPDEPEWISGLVWSQDPAPGTVVEPGTVITLRVAP; this is encoded by the coding sequence ATGCGGATCCTCTCCCCGGGCCTCGTGCGCGTCGCCTGCGTGGTGACGGCGCTGGCCACCGTGGCCACCTCCTGCTACCGCTACGAGACCCGGGACTTCGAGATCACGATCCCCGAACAGGCGGAGTCCTCGGTCGTGGTGGCCCGCGACGGACGCCACATCATCACGCTGGTCGCCCCCGAGAACCGCACCAGCGCCCGCACCCTGGACGAGATCCCCCAGATGGTCCGCGACGCCGTGATCGCAATCGAGGACGAACGCTTCTACATCCACGACGGCTTCGACCTCAAGGCGATCATCCGGGCGGCCCGGACCAACCTGGAGGCGGGCGGGATCAGCCAGGGTGGATCCACCATCACCCAGCAGTACGTGAAGCTCGCCATCATCCGCAATGCCGAGCAGACAGCCAGCCGGAAGTTGGAGGAGGTCTGGTACGCCACCCGACTGGAGGACGAGTACGGCAAGGACTTCATCCTCCTGCAGTACCTGAACACCGTGTACCTGGGCCACGGCGCCTACGGCGTGAAGGCTGCCGCACAGACGTACTTCAACAAGGACGTGGCCGACCTCAACCTCTCCGAGGCGGCGATGGTGGCCGGGATCATCCAGCTGCCGGGCCGCTACAACCCGTTCATGAACTACTCCAAGAGCCTGAAGCGCAGCCACATAGTGCTGGACCGCATGCTTGCCAACGACTACATCACCCCGGAGCAGCACGCGGCCGCCGCTGCCATGCCACCCCGGCTGGAGGAGTACTCGGCCCGCCTGGAGACCCGCTACGCGGCCGGCCACCTGGTGGAGGAGGTCCGGCGTTGGTTCCTGGACAACCCGGCGTTCGGAGCCAGCCGGGGAGTCCGGGAGCGGCTCCTGTTCGAGGGCGGCCTCAGGATCGAGACCACCGTCGACCTCGACCTCCAGCAGGCGGCCGAAGAGGCCGTGGAGGACCACCTGCCCGCCGGACGGGGCCACCCCGACGCAGCGGTGGTGGTGCTCGAGACAGGAACCGGCCAGGTCCTTGCGATGGTCGGCGGACGGGACTTCTTCGGCACGGACAACGACGCCAAGGTCAACCTTGCGATCGGCGGCGGACGGCAGGTGGGCTCCTCGATGAAGACCATCGGCCTGGCCGCGGCCCTGGAGGCAGGCTGGAAGGTCACCGCCACGTATCCGGCGCCCAACGTGCTGGAGTTCGAGATCCCCGGCGCCGACGAGGACAACAGGGTCTGGCGCGTCACCGGCGGCGTAGGCGGCCACGATGCCACCGAGGCCCGTTTCGAGCACGGAATCCAGGCCCTCCTGCAGTTCTACCTACGGGAGGAGCACACCGACGTCCCGCCCGACCACGTCGAGACCATCCGGGTCGTCAAGGAGGTCGACGTGGAGGACCGGGATGAGGACGCAGGGGAGGCCGGCGAGACCGAGATCACCTACCAGGCGGTGGACCTCACCCAGTGGGTGGCAAACCGCCGGTACGACTTCGACCGGGAGCGCCTCTTCCAATATCGCATCCAGATGCTGGAGGCCATCCCCACCTGGAGCTGGGACCCGTCTGAGGGCGAAGAGTTGGTGGCACCACCCGACGCCGAGGAGGTCACCCTCATCCGGGCCACCCGCAGTTCCCTGAACACGGTCTTCGCCCAGCTCAGCATGGAGATGGGCGCCCACCGGGTGGTCTTGATGGCCCGCCGGCTGGGGATCCGCTCCACCATCCAGCGGGTGAACTCGAACATCCTCGGCACGTCCAACGTCACGATGCTGGACATGGCGACCGCGTACCACACGTTCGCCAACCGTGGCGTCAACATCCCGCCGAGCTACGTGACGCGCATCGTCCGCGCCGACGGAACGACGCTGTGGTCGTGGACCAGGCAGCAGTCACGGGTGCTGGACGCCCGCCTCGCCGACATGGTGACCTGGATACTGGAGGGAGCGGTCACCCAGGGCACCGGCTGGCGTGCCAAGTTGGATGACCGACCGGCGGCCGGCAAGACCGGTACCACCCAGAACTACGCGGACGCCGTCTTCGTGGGGTACACCCCGCAGCGGACCACCGCCGTCTGGGTCGGCTACCCCGAGGCCCAGATCCCGATGATCCCCCCGACCACCGACCGCAAGGTCTACGGCGGCACCTACCCGGCGATGATCTGGAAGGACGTGATGGAGGCCGCACACGTCGGCCTCCCCGCGGAGGAGTTCGCCAGCATCATCCCCACCCGCAGCGTCCGCCCGGTGCCCGCCGCCCCTACCACGACCGTGGCCGTCGAGCCGCCCGCCGACGGTCGCCTTCCCACGCCGGACCTGCTCGGCCTCACCCTTAACAATGCCAGGGCCCTCCTCGCCGGCTCCGGCGACGGCATACGGATCGTGAGCGTGGTGGAGGTCGAGATGGAAGGCACGGAGGCCGGAACGATCATCGGCCAGGCACCGGCCGTCGGATCGACCATCCAGCCGGGTGGCTCCATGCTGCTGGAGGTGACCGTGGAGCCTCCCCCGATGGCCAGGGTGGTCGTACCCGAATTGCTCGAACGCGTGCTCTTCACCGTGACCCCAGTCCTCGAATCCCTGGGCCTCGGCTACCAGGTGATCCATGTGGCCGACCCGGACGAGCCGGAGTGGATCAGCGGCCTCGTCTGGTCCCAGGACCCGGCCCCGGGAACGGTCGTCGAGCCGGGAACCGTCATAACCCTCCGGGTGGCACCGTGA
- a CDS encoding NUDIX hydrolase codes for MRGDRDVRAGPTGPAASAADLADLAGRQVHDPRYAVEAGPVGPEQDRILELLDTRADPLDRTCRPGHLTGSALVVDPSDRRILVLFHSKLRRWLQPGGHADGDADLARVALREAVEETGITGLRVVEPAVDLDVHLVDPPAEDPHEHHDVRFLVLAPPGSVPIGNHESEALRWVAVADLPSLGADTGLCRLADRALARLDAIEALQA; via the coding sequence GTGAGAGGGGACCGCGACGTACGTGCCGGGCCCACCGGCCCGGCTGCCTCGGCCGCCGACCTGGCCGACCTGGCCGGACGACAGGTCCACGATCCCCGGTACGCCGTCGAGGCCGGACCGGTCGGTCCGGAGCAGGACCGGATTCTGGAACTCCTGGACACCCGGGCCGACCCCCTCGACCGGACCTGTCGTCCCGGGCACCTGACGGGCTCGGCGCTGGTCGTGGATCCGTCAGACCGCCGGATCCTCGTCCTGTTCCACTCCAAGCTGCGGCGCTGGCTCCAGCCCGGCGGGCACGCCGACGGGGATGCCGACCTCGCCCGTGTGGCGCTCCGGGAGGCCGTCGAGGAGACGGGCATCACCGGGCTGCGGGTGGTGGAGCCGGCCGTCGACCTGGACGTCCACCTCGTGGACCCGCCGGCCGAGGACCCCCACGAGCACCACGACGTCCGGTTCCTGGTGCTGGCGCCGCCCGGCTCCGTGCCGATCGGCAACCACGAGTCGGAGGCCCTCCGATGGGTTGCGGTGGCCGACCTGCCCTCCCTCGGGGCCGATACGGGCCTCTGCCGCCTGGCCGATCGGGCGCTTGCCCGTCTCGACGCCATCGAGGCCCTCCAGGCCTGA
- a CDS encoding acyl-CoA thioesterase: MAYTQTIRVRYGEVDRQGVVFNAHYLAYLDDVSDSWLRTLDADFESTGWELMLRRADLTWHGPAGVHDELVVTAEVVRWGTTSFDMAFDVRVEDRVVLTATVYYVGVSVGDHEPMVPPQAIRAHLGG, from the coding sequence GTGGCCTACACGCAGACCATCCGCGTTCGCTACGGCGAGGTCGACCGGCAGGGCGTTGTCTTCAACGCCCACTACCTGGCGTACCTGGACGACGTGTCCGATTCGTGGCTCCGGACGCTGGACGCGGACTTCGAGTCCACCGGCTGGGAGCTGATGCTGCGCCGGGCCGACCTCACCTGGCACGGACCGGCCGGGGTACACGACGAGCTGGTGGTGACGGCCGAGGTCGTGCGGTGGGGGACCACGTCGTTCGACATGGCCTTCGACGTCCGGGTGGAGGACCGCGTCGTCCTGACGGCGACCGTGTACTACGTGGGCGTGTCGGTGGGCGACCACGAACCCATGGTGCCGCCACAGGCCATCCGGGCCCACCTGGGCGGGTGA
- the argH gene encoding argininosuccinate lyase, which produces MATLWHGRFEGGPAEALQALNDSLPFDRRMFREDIAGSRAHVRMLSRVGLMSEVDSEAVLAALDAVEAEMADGSFAFAAGDEDIHTAVERRVTELAGDAGARLHTGRSRNDQVATDLRLWTLRELGDLARLVTTFQGTLAARADEAADAYLPGYTHLQRAQPVLLAHHLLAHGWALARDVDRLLDARDRADVSPLGAGALAGSSLPLDPDSVAADLGFAARFENSMDAVGDRDFVAESLFALALLGVHLSRIGEELVLWSSEEFGFVDLDDAFSTGSSMLPQKKNPDVAELARGKAGRLIGHLTGLLATLKGLPMAYNKDLQEDKEPLFDAFDTVRLTLAALDGMVSTLAFRTDRMAAAADNPYAAAIDLAEYLVAAGTPFRDAHAVVGALVRAALAGEGSLVDLVSADERLGPEAAALLAPGAPVRRRTTPGGAGPGPVAVQRGRFVNRLAAQAKRIAD; this is translated from the coding sequence GTGGCGACGCTCTGGCACGGACGCTTCGAGGGCGGGCCCGCAGAGGCCCTCCAGGCCCTCAACGACAGCCTGCCGTTCGATAGGCGGATGTTCCGGGAGGACATCGCCGGGTCTCGGGCCCACGTCCGGATGCTGTCCCGCGTGGGCCTCATGTCGGAGGTGGACTCCGAGGCGGTCCTCGCGGCGCTGGACGCCGTCGAGGCCGAGATGGCCGACGGCTCGTTCGCCTTCGCTGCCGGCGACGAGGACATCCACACCGCGGTCGAGCGGCGGGTCACCGAGCTGGCCGGGGACGCCGGCGCCCGGCTGCACACCGGGAGGAGCCGTAACGACCAGGTGGCCACCGACCTGCGGCTCTGGACGCTACGGGAGCTGGGCGACCTGGCGCGCCTGGTCACCACCTTCCAGGGCACGCTCGCAGCCCGGGCCGACGAGGCCGCCGACGCCTACCTGCCCGGCTACACCCACCTCCAGCGCGCCCAACCCGTGCTGCTGGCGCACCACCTCCTGGCCCACGGCTGGGCGTTGGCCCGCGACGTGGACCGGCTGCTGGACGCCCGCGACCGGGCCGACGTGTCGCCGCTGGGCGCCGGTGCGCTGGCCGGGTCGTCCCTGCCCCTGGACCCCGACTCGGTCGCCGCAGACCTGGGCTTCGCCGCGCGCTTCGAGAACTCGATGGACGCCGTCGGCGACAGGGACTTCGTGGCCGAGTCGTTGTTCGCCCTGGCCCTCCTGGGCGTGCACCTCTCCAGGATCGGCGAGGAGCTGGTCCTCTGGAGCAGCGAGGAGTTCGGGTTCGTGGACCTGGACGACGCCTTCTCGACCGGGTCCTCGATGCTCCCGCAGAAGAAGAACCCTGACGTCGCCGAGCTGGCGCGGGGCAAGGCAGGGCGCCTCATCGGACACCTGACGGGCCTGCTGGCGACCCTCAAGGGCCTGCCCATGGCCTACAACAAGGACCTCCAGGAGGACAAGGAGCCGCTGTTCGACGCCTTCGACACCGTCAGGCTGACGCTGGCGGCCCTCGACGGGATGGTGTCCACCCTGGCGTTCCGGACGGACCGCATGGCCGCCGCGGCCGACAACCCGTACGCCGCCGCGATCGACCTGGCCGAGTACCTGGTGGCCGCAGGTACGCCGTTCCGCGACGCCCATGCCGTCGTGGGGGCTCTGGTGCGGGCTGCGCTGGCCGGAGAGGGCTCGCTGGTCGACCTGGTGTCGGCCGACGAGCGCCTCGGCCCGGAGGCGGCCGCCCTGCTTGCTCCCGGTGCCCCCGTACGGCGGCGGACCACGCCGGGCGGTGCCGGCCCCGGGCCCGTCGCCGTGCAGCGGGGCCGGTTCGTGAACCGGCTGGCCGCCCAGGCGAAGAGGATCGCCGACTGA
- a CDS encoding argininosuccinate synthase, whose product MSGDETDRTAVDKVVLAYSGGLDTSIILRWLEETYGCEVVTFTADLGQGEELEPARAKAEAMGVTEVYIEDLREEFVRDYVYPMFRANALYEGEYLLGTSIARPLIAKRLVEIADETGADAISHGATGKGNDQVRFELGAYALRPDIRIIAPWREWDLGSRQSLLDYAEKHGIPVEMKRGTKSPFSMDANLLHISYEGGPLEDPWQEPPSEMWRWSVSPEMAPDEATYLDLAYENGDVVALDGTPMTPAAVLTELNRVGGANGIGRTDIVENRFVGMKSRGAYETPGGTILLKAHRAMESITLDGGVAHLKDELMPRYAELVYNGFWFSPEREMLQVAIDHSQAFVNGRVRLRLYRGNVAVVGRESDDTLFDEAVATFEDDEGAYDQADAEGFIRLNALRLRTLARRAARSGA is encoded by the coding sequence GTGAGCGGTGACGAGACGGACCGGACGGCGGTCGACAAGGTGGTCCTGGCCTACTCGGGTGGGCTGGACACCTCGATCATCCTGCGCTGGCTGGAGGAGACCTACGGCTGCGAGGTGGTGACCTTCACCGCCGACCTGGGCCAGGGCGAGGAGCTCGAGCCGGCGCGGGCCAAGGCCGAGGCCATGGGGGTGACCGAGGTCTACATCGAGGACCTCCGGGAGGAGTTCGTACGGGACTACGTGTACCCGATGTTCAGGGCCAACGCCCTCTACGAGGGGGAGTACCTGCTCGGAACGTCGATCGCCCGGCCGCTCATCGCCAAGCGGCTCGTCGAGATCGCAGACGAGACCGGTGCCGACGCCATCAGCCACGGAGCCACCGGCAAGGGCAACGACCAGGTCCGGTTCGAGTTGGGCGCCTACGCACTGCGGCCCGACATCCGGATCATCGCACCGTGGCGGGAGTGGGACCTGGGCTCCAGGCAGAGCCTGTTGGACTACGCCGAGAAGCACGGAATCCCGGTGGAGATGAAGCGGGGCACGAAGTCCCCCTTCTCGATGGACGCCAACCTGCTGCACATCTCGTACGAGGGCGGTCCGCTGGAGGACCCCTGGCAGGAGCCGCCGTCAGAGATGTGGCGGTGGTCGGTCAGCCCGGAGATGGCACCGGACGAGGCCACCTACCTGGACTTGGCGTATGAGAACGGCGACGTGGTGGCGCTCGACGGCACGCCCATGACCCCGGCGGCCGTGCTCACCGAACTGAACAGGGTGGGCGGGGCCAACGGCATCGGCCGGACCGACATCGTCGAGAACAGGTTCGTGGGCATGAAGTCACGGGGCGCCTACGAGACCCCCGGTGGCACCATCCTGCTGAAGGCACACCGGGCCATGGAGTCGATCACCCTGGACGGTGGCGTAGCGCACCTCAAGGACGAGCTGATGCCCCGCTACGCCGAGCTGGTCTACAACGGCTTCTGGTTCAGTCCCGAGAGGGAGATGCTGCAAGTGGCCATCGACCACAGCCAGGCCTTCGTGAACGGTCGCGTCCGGCTGCGGCTGTACCGGGGCAATGTGGCCGTCGTGGGTCGGGAGTCCGACGACACCCTGTTCGACGAGGCCGTCGCCACCTTCGAGGATGACGAGGGTGCCTACGACCAGGCCGACGCCGAGGGCTTCATCAGGCTGAACGCCCTGAGGCTCAGGACGTTGGCCCGGCGGGCAGCCAGGTCGGGGGCATAG
- the argR gene encoding arginine repressor, with product MSKHQRQHRVERLLAGHVVTSQEQLVGLLADEGIESTQATVSRDLDDLGAVKVRVPGAESMYAIPEHPADRVVPIDQLRRVMGEWVVDVGYSGNLVVLRTPPGSAHVVASALDRTGIEGSIGTVAGDDTLMVVAAEGTTGEQLATALRALAGL from the coding sequence GTGAGCAAGCACCAACGACAGCACCGGGTGGAGCGGCTCCTGGCCGGCCACGTGGTGACCAGCCAGGAGCAGCTGGTGGGCCTCCTGGCCGACGAGGGCATCGAGTCCACCCAGGCCACCGTGTCGCGCGACCTCGACGACCTGGGGGCGGTGAAGGTACGGGTGCCGGGCGCGGAGAGCATGTACGCCATCCCCGAGCATCCGGCCGACCGGGTCGTGCCGATCGACCAGCTGCGGCGTGTAATGGGCGAGTGGGTGGTCGACGTGGGGTACTCGGGCAACCTCGTCGTGCTGCGGACCCCGCCCGGCTCGGCCCACGTGGTCGCGTCGGCCCTGGACCGGACGGGGATCGAGGGGTCCATCGGAACGGTGGCCGGCGATGACACCCTGATGGTGGTGGCCGCCGAGGGAACGACCGGAGAGCAGCTGGCCACGGCCCTGCGGGCCCTGGCCGGGCTCTGA
- the argF gene encoding ornithine carbamoyltransferase, producing MRHLLEVDDLTVEELDRVLDLAVDPSPPQVLAGRGMALVFEKPSARTRNSMEMAVFQLGGHPVHIQAADVGLDVRESVEDVTRTLACFHGCIGARVFAHSTVERMAGEELVPIVNMLSDAAHPLQALADVLTIRQELGEVAGRTVAYVGDGNNVFRSLALAAGMLGADVRFAGPPGYRLPEADRDRLAAAGVVVAEFDRATDAVAGVDVVYTDVWTSMGQEEESARRLRDFEGFRVDEALMEAAGPRALFLHCLPAHRGEEVTDGVVDGASSRVWPQAANRMHAARGLLAWLLGEAVHGVGGVT from the coding sequence ATGAGGCACCTGTTGGAGGTCGACGACCTCACCGTCGAAGAGCTGGACCGGGTCCTGGACCTGGCCGTGGACCCATCGCCGCCACAGGTACTGGCTGGACGCGGCATGGCGCTGGTGTTCGAGAAGCCGTCGGCCCGTACCCGCAACTCCATGGAGATGGCCGTATTCCAACTGGGTGGCCACCCCGTCCACATCCAGGCGGCCGATGTCGGCCTGGACGTCAGGGAGTCCGTCGAGGACGTGACGCGCACGCTGGCCTGCTTCCACGGGTGCATTGGTGCCCGGGTGTTCGCCCACTCCACGGTCGAGCGGATGGCCGGCGAGGAGCTGGTGCCGATCGTCAACATGCTGTCGGACGCCGCCCATCCACTCCAGGCCCTGGCCGACGTACTGACCATCAGACAGGAGCTCGGCGAGGTGGCCGGCAGGACCGTCGCCTACGTCGGCGACGGCAACAACGTGTTCCGGTCGCTCGCACTGGCGGCGGGGATGCTGGGCGCCGACGTCCGGTTCGCCGGGCCACCCGGCTACCGGCTGCCGGAGGCCGACCGGGATCGCCTGGCGGCCGCCGGCGTGGTGGTGGCCGAGTTCGACCGGGCGACCGACGCGGTGGCCGGCGTCGACGTGGTCTACACCGACGTCTGGACCTCGATGGGCCAGGAGGAGGAGTCGGCCCGGCGACTGCGGGACTTCGAGGGGTTCCGGGTGGACGAGGCTCTCATGGAGGCCGCCGGCCCCCGTGCCCTGTTCCTTCACTGCCTGCCCGCCCACCGGGGCGAGGAGGTCACCGACGGGGTGGTCGACGGGGCGTCAAGCCGTGTCTGGCCGCAGGCCGCCAACCGGATGCATGCCGCCCGGGGGCTGCTGGCCTGGTTGCTGGGCGAGGCGGTCCACGGAGTAGGGGGAGTCACGTGA
- a CDS encoding acetylornithine/succinylornithine family transaminase, translated as MTTTATSAGTGRERWPEVLMGNYGLPPVTFVRGAGTELFDDSGKRYLDFLCGLAVTGLGHAHPRVAAALAEQASTLLHVSNLFVTEPQLEVAERLDALVRSGTDQAEPGRVLFQNSGAEANEAALKLARKYHGRGRHGVLAAFRSFHGRTLATLAATGQPEKHEPFQPLPEGFRHAAWNDVAAFEAAIDPSVGAILLEPLQGEGGVNPADVEFLRGVRRLCDERGILLVMDEIQTGLGRTGAWFGFHHAGIRADIVTVAKALGNGVPIGAVWATSEVASAFGPGDHGSTFAGQPLAASAAREVLRVMEEIDAPRLARERGAELTALLESVPGVAGVRGLGLLLAAELQPEVLAGRTAPDVARACLDAGLVVNGVTPTALRLAPPFTVSSDELAEGVEILAGVMAADAAGEANR; from the coding sequence ATGACCACCACCGCCACGAGCGCCGGCACAGGACGGGAGCGGTGGCCGGAGGTGCTCATGGGCAACTACGGCCTCCCCCCGGTCACCTTCGTCCGTGGCGCCGGTACGGAGCTGTTCGACGACTCCGGGAAGCGGTACCTGGACTTCCTCTGCGGCCTGGCCGTGACAGGCCTCGGACACGCCCACCCCCGGGTGGCGGCAGCCCTGGCAGAGCAGGCATCCACCCTCCTGCACGTCTCCAACCTGTTCGTGACCGAGCCGCAGCTGGAGGTGGCCGAGCGCCTGGATGCGCTGGTCCGGTCGGGCACCGACCAGGCCGAACCCGGTCGGGTGCTGTTCCAGAACTCGGGTGCCGAGGCCAACGAGGCGGCCCTGAAGCTGGCCCGGAAGTACCACGGTCGGGGTCGGCACGGCGTGCTGGCCGCCTTCAGGTCGTTCCACGGTCGGACCCTGGCCACCTTGGCAGCCACCGGCCAGCCCGAGAAGCACGAGCCCTTCCAGCCGCTGCCCGAGGGCTTCCGGCATGCCGCCTGGAACGACGTGGCGGCCTTCGAGGCGGCCATCGACCCGTCGGTCGGTGCGATCCTGCTGGAGCCCCTCCAGGGCGAGGGAGGCGTCAACCCGGCCGACGTGGAGTTCCTGAGGGGCGTCCGACGGCTCTGCGATGAGCGGGGCATCCTGCTGGTCATGGACGAGATCCAGACGGGCCTGGGTCGCACCGGTGCCTGGTTCGGGTTCCACCATGCCGGGATCCGGGCCGACATCGTGACGGTCGCCAAGGCCCTCGGAAACGGCGTGCCCATCGGCGCCGTGTGGGCAACGTCCGAGGTGGCATCGGCGTTCGGGCCTGGAGACCACGGGTCCACCTTCGCCGGCCAGCCGCTGGCCGCCTCGGCGGCCCGCGAGGTACTCCGGGTCATGGAGGAGATCGACGCACCCCGACTTGCACGCGAGCGCGGCGCCGAGCTGACGGCGCTGCTGGAGAGCGTGCCGGGGGTGGCCGGTGTCAGGGGCCTGGGCCTGCTGCTGGCAGCCGAGCTGCAGCCCGAGGTACTGGCCGGCCGGACCGCGCCGGACGTGGCCCGGGCGTGCCTGGATGCCGGCCTGGTGGTAAACGGGGTCACGCCGACTGCACTGCGGCTGGCACCCCCGTTCACGGTGTCCAGCGACGAGCTGGCCGAGGGCGTCGAGATCCTGGCCGGTGTCATGGCGGCGGACGCCGCCGGGGAGGCGAACCGATGA
- the argB gene encoding acetylglutamate kinase — protein MGAGPLSGFSPERRAAVLVETLPYIQRFAGSVIVVKFGGSAMGDEDLAARFAEDIVLMHSVGIRPVVVHGGGPQIGALMDRLGIVSEFRDGLRVTDAETLDVARMVLVGKVNRDIVSGINRHGPLAVGLSGEDAGLIRASARDPELGFVGDVESVNPAIIERLLAEDLIPVVSTIGVDPSGQAYNINADTVAAAVAGALGAERILYLTDVEGLLADADDPASRISRIDLSGLADLSADGTISGGMIPKVQACIDAVDAGVGSAHMVDGRIPHVLLLELFTDLGIGTMVLPDGGVAADGRGVDGVQV, from the coding sequence GTGGGCGCAGGCCCTCTCTCGGGCTTCTCGCCTGAACGGCGCGCCGCAGTGCTTGTGGAGACCCTGCCGTACATACAGCGGTTCGCCGGCTCGGTCATCGTGGTCAAGTTCGGTGGAAGTGCCATGGGCGACGAGGACCTGGCCGCCCGGTTCGCCGAGGACATCGTGCTCATGCACTCTGTCGGCATCAGGCCGGTCGTGGTGCACGGGGGTGGTCCCCAGATCGGCGCGCTGATGGACCGGTTGGGCATCGTGTCGGAGTTCCGGGACGGCCTCAGGGTCACCGACGCCGAGACCCTCGACGTGGCCCGAATGGTCCTCGTCGGCAAGGTCAACCGGGACATCGTGTCGGGCATCAACCGGCACGGGCCCCTGGCCGTGGGCCTCTCCGGGGAGGACGCCGGGCTGATCCGGGCCTCGGCCCGGGACCCGGAGCTGGGCTTCGTGGGCGACGTCGAGTCGGTCAACCCGGCCATCATCGAGCGGCTCCTGGCCGAAGACCTCATCCCGGTGGTCTCGACCATCGGGGTTGACCCGAGCGGACAGGCCTACAACATCAACGCCGACACCGTGGCCGCAGCGGTGGCCGGAGCCCTGGGAGCCGAGCGGATCCTCTACCTGACCGACGTGGAGGGCCTCCTGGCCGACGCCGACGACCCGGCGTCCAGGATCTCCCGGATCGACCTCTCGGGCCTGGCCGACCTCAGCGCCGACGGCACGATCAGCGGCGGGATGATTCCCAAGGTGCAGGCCTGCATCGATGCCGTGGATGCGGGCGTCGGCTCGGCCCACATGGTCGACGGTCGGATACCCCACGTGCTCCTGCTGGAGCTCTTCACCGACCTGGGCATCGGCACCATGGTCCTGCCCGACGGCGGCGTGGCCGCCGACGGCAGGGGCGTGGACGGGGTGCAGGTATGA